The following are encoded in a window of Nakamurella sp. A5-74 genomic DNA:
- a CDS encoding twin-arginine translocation signal domain-containing protein: protein MADRSRRRFLQHGALGAVAVGAAFTPALMSGVASAQPPARAAVHPGAAVHPEAVGALPDQPFIAYVKDHRSGEIVVMVGEREVVYRDAELASRLARIAGSAKNA, encoded by the coding sequence GTGGCTGATCGGTCTCGCCGTAGGTTCCTGCAACATGGCGCGTTGGGGGCAGTCGCGGTCGGTGCCGCGTTCACTCCCGCGCTGATGTCGGGGGTGGCTTCGGCGCAGCCCCCGGCCCGCGCGGCCGTTCATCCGGGCGCGGCTGTCCATCCGGAGGCTGTCGGAGCGCTGCCGGACCAGCCTTTCATCGCTTATGTCAAAGATCATCGCAGCGGTGAGATCGTCGTGATGGTCGGTGAGCGGGAGGTGGTGTACAGGGACGCAGAGTTGGCTTCCCGGCTGGCCCGCATCGCCGGTTCCGCCAAGAACGCCTGA